The genomic region TCCGATTATCTCCTGGGTCTCTCAGGAGGTGGTCTATCTGACGGCGGATGACGAAGAGCGGTTTGTGATTGCGCAGGCGAACGCGCCGCTGGATAAGAACGGGCATTTCCTGAGTGATCGTATTTCCGCCCGCTATGAGATGAGCTTTGTGGAAGAGCCAGCGAGCCGGATGGACTATATGGACGTGTCGCCCCGGCAGATGGTGAGCGTAGCGGCGGCGTTGATCCCGTTCCTGGAGCATGACGACGTGAACCGCGCGCTGATGGGCGCGAACATGCAGCGTCAGGCGGTGCCGCTGCTTCAGCCCCAGGCGCCGGTAGTGGGTACGGGCATTGAGCGCCAGGTAGCGGTAGACTCCGGCCAGGTCGTGCTGGCGCGTGCCGCTGGCACGGTGGTGAGCGCGACGGCCCGCCAGATCGTGATTCTGGACGATGAAGGGGTTGAGCATATCCACCGGCTGCGCAAGTTTGTGCGCTCGAACCAGGGGACGTGCATCAACCAGCGCCCCATTGTCAATAAGGGCGATGTGGTGACGGTGGGCCAGGTGATCGCCGATAGCTCCTCGACGGAGAACGGCGAACTGGCGCTTGGGCAGAACATTCTGGTGGCGTTTATGTCCTGGGAAGGCGGCAACTACGAGGACGCCATTCTGATCAGCGAGCGGATTGTGCGCGAAGACCTGTTTACCAGCGTCCATATTGAGAAGCACGAGGTGGAGGCGCGCGACACCAAGCTGGGGCCAGAGGAGATCACGCGCGACATCCCCAACGTCGGCGAAGAAGGGCTGCGCAATCTGGATGAGCGCGGCATCATCTATGTCGGCGCCGAGGTTGGCCCCGGCGATATTCTCGTTGGCAAGATCACGCCGAAAGGCGAGACCGAACTGACGGCAGAGGAGAAGCTGCTGCGCGCGATCTTTGGTGAGAAGGCGCGCGAGGTGAAGGACACCAGCCTGCGCGTGCCACACGGCGAGCGCGGCAAGATTGTCGAGGTCAAGGTCTTCTCGCGCGAGAATAACGATGAACTCTCGCCGGGCGTCAATCAGTTGGTGCGCGTGAGCCTCGCGCAGAAGCGCAAGATCGGCGCGGGTGACAAGATGGCCGGGCGACACGGCAACAAGGGCGTGATCAGTCGGGTGCTGCCCATTGAAGACATGCCCTTCATGCCGGATGGGACGCCGGTGGATATTATTCTGAATCCGCTGGGCGTGCCGCACCGCATGAATATCGGCCAGATCATGGAAACGCATTTAGGCTGGGCGGCGCAGGCGCTCGGCTTCAAAGTGGCGACGCCGGTTTTTGACGGCGCCCACGAGGAAGACATCGAGCAACTGCTGGAGAAAGCAGGGCTGCCGGGCAACGGCAAGGTGCAGCTTTTTGATGGGCGCACAGGCGAACCGTTCGATAAGCCGGTGACAGTCGGATACACCTATATGTTGAAGCTGGCGCATCTGGTGGAGGATAAGGTGCATGCCCGCTCAACCGGGCCATATAGCTTGATTACGCAGCAGCCGCTGGGTGGCAAGGCGCAGTTTGGTGGGCAGCGTTTTGGGGAGATGGAGGTCTGGGCGCTGGAAGCCTATGGTGCGGCGAACATCTTGCAAGAGATTCTGACGGTCAAGTCCGATGATGTGGTCGGGCGTGTCAAGACCTATGAGGCGATTGTCAAAGGCGAGAATATCATGGAGCCGGGGGTACCGGAGTCCTTTAAAGTGTTGGTGAAAGAACTGCAAAGCCTGGGCATTAACGTGGAGGTGTTGAACGAGGACGAGCAGAAGATTCAGTTTGTGGAAGATACCTCGACCGACGTGATGCCGGAGCTGGGCATCAACCTGTCTGGGTTTGAAGGAGAGTGACCGCCCATGCTCGAAGTGAACGATTTCAACGCTATCCGCATCAGCCTCGCCAGCCCGGAGCAGATTCGCTCGTGGAGCTATGGCGAGGTGACGAAGCCGGAAACGATTAACTATCGCACGCTCAAGCCGGAAAAAGATGGCCTCTTTTGCGAGCGCATCTTTGGCCCGACCAAGGATTGGGAGTGCTATTGTGGAAAGTATAAGCGCGTCCGTTTTAAGGGCATTGTTTGCGATAAATGTGGCGTAGAAGTGGCGCGCTCCAAGGTGCGGCGCGAGCGCATGGGGCATATTGAACTGGCATCGCCGGTCAGTCACATCTGGTACTTCAAGGGTACGCCCAGCCGCATTGGCCTGCTGCTGGACCTGTCCCCAAGGAACCTGGAGCGTATCCTCTACTTCGCTCTGTATGTCGTCACTCATATTGACGAAGATGCGCGGCGTGAGGTGGTTGGACAAATAGATGAGGATGTGCAGCGCCAGATTCAGCGGTTGGAGGAGAACGCGACAGCGCGCATTCAGGAGTTGCAGGCAGGGCGCGACCGCGCTATCGAGGACTTATTGGCGCAGGCACAAACGGTGCGCGAAGAAGCCGAGATGCAGCGCAGCGAAGCCTTGCAGGCGGCCAACCGCGCCGAAACCACCGTCCGCGAGACGCTGCGCGCTGAGATGGGCAAAGTCATCAAGGACGATGCCCTCTATGAGCCGACTGGCGAGCGTATTGCTCGCAAGGGAGATACGATTGCGGCGCAGCATCTGGAGGCGTTGGAGAAAGCTGGCGAGGCAGCCCGGAATGCTGCCGCTGAGCAGGCGCGCGCAGAGATCGAACGCGCGCGCCTGGAGAGCGAGCGCGAGGCCGAGCGTATCCGGCTGGCGACTGATGGCGAGATCAACGCGCTTCAGGACCAGCTTGTCGGCCAGAGCAATCAGATGCAGGCGCAGGTGGATACACGTCGGCGCGATCTGGAGGGATTGCGCCGGGGCGATCTGCTTCAAGAGGCGCGCTATCGTGAGTTAAACGACGCTTTTGGGCATGTCTTCCGCGCTGGCATGGGCGCGGAGGCGGTGCGTGAACTGCTGGCGGCAATTGACCTGGATAAGTTGGCGGAAGATCTCCGCCATGAGATTCATTCGACCACCGGCCAGCGGCGCAAGAAGGCGACAAAGCGGTTGAAGGTGGTCGAGGCGTTTCGCAAGTCTGGCAACCGCCCTGAATGGATGATCATGACGGTGCTGCCGGTGCTGCCGCCCGATCTGCGTCCGATGGTGCAGCTCGATGGCGGGCGCTTCGCCACGTCTGATCTGAACGATCTCTATCGCCGGGTGATTAACCGCAACAACCGTCTGAAGCGGCTGCTGGAACTGGGCGCGCCAGAGATCATCATCCGCAACGAAAAGCGTATGCTGCAAGAGGCGTGCGACGCGCTCATTGATAATGGACGGCGCGGACGAGCCGTTGCCGGTTCGGGCAACCATAAGCTCAAGAGCCTCTCCGATATGCTCAAAGGTAAGGCGGGGCGCTTCCGCCAGAACCTGCTGGGCAAGCGCGTAGACTATTCCGGGCGCTCGGTGATCGTGGTTGGCCCCGATCTGAAGCTGCACCAGTGTGGCTTGCCCAAAAAGATGGCTCTGGAGTTGTTCAAGCCCTTTGTGATGCGTAAGCTGGTGGAGCAGAACCTGGCGCACAACATCAAGAGCGCCAAGCGTTTTGTGGAGCGCGTCAAGCCGGAGGTCTGGGATGTGCTGGAAGAGGTCATTCACGACCATCCGGTGCTGCTGAACCGGGCGCCGACGCTGCACCGCCTGGGCATCCAGGCGTTTGAGGCGGTGCTGGTGGAGGGGAGCGCCATTCAACTGCATCCGCTGGTTTGTTCGGCCTTCAATGCCGACTTTGATGGAGACCAGATGGCGGTGCATGTGCCGCTTTCGGAGAAGGCGCAGGAAGAGGCGCGCAAGCTGATGCTTTCGACGCGCAATATCTTGCATCCGGCGACTGGCGAGCCATCGATTGGCGCTACCCAGGATATGGTGCTTGGCTGTTACTATCTCACGATGGAGCGCGAGGGGTTGAAAGGCGAGGGGCGGCGCTTTGCCGATAGAAACGAAGCCCTGCTGGCTTTCCACCATGAGGTCATTGACCTCCAGGCAAAGATTCAGGTTCGCCTGCCAGAAGGGGTCGCTGTCTTCCGTTCGCCAAGCGTGGCTTCTGCGTTGGCTGATGGGAGGCTGATCGAGACTACGGCTGGCCGGATTA from Ktedonobacterales bacterium harbors:
- a CDS encoding DNA-directed RNA polymerase subunit beta, with the protein product MAVSMAVMPPERVTFAHIPDIRPMPSLIQIQLDSFDWFKKEGLRELFSEISPIEDFTGKNLKLEFFVPDEPFGKPKYSEDECRDRDATFAAPLTAKARLTNKETGEIIEKDVFMGDFPLMTKEGTFIINGAERVVVSQLVRSPGVYFTADEDPTTGRTLFAAKLIPNRGAWLEFETSNKNLLSVKIDRKRKIPITTLLRAVGYGQDHEMLELFQDVDTNPDHRYISATLDRDPVKAPDDALLELYRKLRPGDPATLENARTLVNNLFFHPRRYDLGGVGRYKLNRKLDLAIPQTTRTLTKEDLVNIIRRLIDMNNGRARKDDIDHLGNRRVRSVGELIQNQFRVGLLRMERVVKERMSVIQEPGQATPNQLINIRPVVAAMKEFFGGSQLSQFMDQTNPLSEITHKRRLSALGPGGLSRERAGFDVRDVHQSHYGRICPIETPEGPNIGLIGALATYGQINPYGFVETPYRKVFHKLKNDDRRLIGQKLSRDVKDDAGKLIAPAQTEVDEALFRKLGKLGEREIPIISWVSQEVVYLTADDEERFVIAQANAPLDKNGHFLSDRISARYEMSFVEEPASRMDYMDVSPRQMVSVAAALIPFLEHDDVNRALMGANMQRQAVPLLQPQAPVVGTGIERQVAVDSGQVVLARAAGTVVSATARQIVILDDEGVEHIHRLRKFVRSNQGTCINQRPIVNKGDVVTVGQVIADSSSTENGELALGQNILVAFMSWEGGNYEDAILISERIVREDLFTSVHIEKHEVEARDTKLGPEEITRDIPNVGEEGLRNLDERGIIYVGAEVGPGDILVGKITPKGETELTAEEKLLRAIFGEKAREVKDTSLRVPHGERGKIVEVKVFSRENNDELSPGVNQLVRVSLAQKRKIGAGDKMAGRHGNKGVISRVLPIEDMPFMPDGTPVDIILNPLGVPHRMNIGQIMETHLGWAAQALGFKVATPVFDGAHEEDIEQLLEKAGLPGNGKVQLFDGRTGEPFDKPVTVGYTYMLKLAHLVEDKVHARSTGPYSLITQQPLGGKAQFGGQRFGEMEVWALEAYGAANILQEILTVKSDDVVGRVKTYEAIVKGENIMEPGVPESFKVLVKELQSLGINVEVLNEDEQKIQFVEDTSTDVMPELGINLSGFEGE
- the rpoC gene encoding DNA-directed RNA polymerase subunit beta'; the encoded protein is MLEVNDFNAIRISLASPEQIRSWSYGEVTKPETINYRTLKPEKDGLFCERIFGPTKDWECYCGKYKRVRFKGIVCDKCGVEVARSKVRRERMGHIELASPVSHIWYFKGTPSRIGLLLDLSPRNLERILYFALYVVTHIDEDARREVVGQIDEDVQRQIQRLEENATARIQELQAGRDRAIEDLLAQAQTVREEAEMQRSEALQAANRAETTVRETLRAEMGKVIKDDALYEPTGERIARKGDTIAAQHLEALEKAGEAARNAAAEQARAEIERARLESEREAERIRLATDGEINALQDQLVGQSNQMQAQVDTRRRDLEGLRRGDLLQEARYRELNDAFGHVFRAGMGAEAVRELLAAIDLDKLAEDLRHEIHSTTGQRRKKATKRLKVVEAFRKSGNRPEWMIMTVLPVLPPDLRPMVQLDGGRFATSDLNDLYRRVINRNNRLKRLLELGAPEIIIRNEKRMLQEACDALIDNGRRGRAVAGSGNHKLKSLSDMLKGKAGRFRQNLLGKRVDYSGRSVIVVGPDLKLHQCGLPKKMALELFKPFVMRKLVEQNLAHNIKSAKRFVERVKPEVWDVLEEVIHDHPVLLNRAPTLHRLGIQAFEAVLVEGSAIQLHPLVCSAFNADFDGDQMAVHVPLSEKAQEEARKLMLSTRNILHPATGEPSIGATQDMVLGCYYLTMEREGLKGEGRRFADRNEALLAFHHEVIDLQAKIQVRLPEGVAVFRSPSVASALADGRLIETTAGRIIFNEVLPEHLQFKNYPMDKSNLKLVVAECFSEYGRQPTAELADEIKRLGFAYATKAGASIAISDVVVPEERRIILEETDARVVELDEQYREGLITENERYHRLVELWNTATERVTDAVKTTLDPYGSIYTIANSGATKAKFQQIRQLAGMRGLMADPSGRIIEVPIRGNFREGLTVLEYFISSHGARKGLADTALRTAESGYLTRRLIDVSQDVIVLEEDCGTTEGIWITAEDSTAMSEPLRNRLVGRILAAAVPGFEQALPGEELDEDTVDAMLKSGVDKVYVRSVLQCLAPHGVCRKCYGRALAAGKLVALGDAVGIIAAQSIGEPGTQLTMRTFHTGGIAGAQEDITQGLPRVEELFEARVPKDKSIISEIDGLVEIAVDENGARKLKVVSAEVFLDEYPLPSGAEVLVRDGDHIERDQVIARLPAEDGAGAGREEKARTAGEVILKGDSKLAVRFEEREEREYPVPAAVNIHKDVAAGQRVQAGQQLTQGLVDPQDVLRIQGRDAVQMYLVKEVQKVYRNTGVYINDKHIEVIVRQMLRRVRMDDPGDTELLPNDLVDRFIYEQTNARVLAEGGEPATAQTVLLGVTKASLNTESFLAAASFQETTRVLTDAAVHGSTDHLVGLKENVIIGKLIPAGTGVLGRKELLGKQQAERLAAAASSTTALDMILGS